A portion of the Cyanobium sp. PCC 7001 genome contains these proteins:
- the fabF gene encoding beta-ketoacyl-ACP synthase II: MVQGLQRVVITGLGAVTPIGNDVPSYWEGLSSGRNGVAGITLFDASRHACRFAAEVKNFDPSGWLEPKESKRWDRFCQFGVVAAKQALADAGLTIDASNAHRVGTSIGSGVGGLLMMETQAHVLADRGPDRVSPFCVPMMIPNMATGLTAIALGAKGPSSAVATACAAGSNAIGDAYRLIQLGLADAMVCGGAESAITPLGLAGFASAKALSFRNDDPATASRPFDAERNGFVIGEGAGVLVLESLTHAEARGATVLAEVVGYGMSCDAHHITAPSPGGVGGAQAIRLALADAELEPEAVDYINAHGTSTQANDSNETSAIKGVLGDHAHRIPVSSTKSMTGHLLGGSGGIEAVAAVLAMKHGVVPPTINYQNPDPACDLDVVPNQARERTLDVVLSNSFGFGGHNVCLAFRRLP, encoded by the coding sequence ATGGTCCAGGGTCTCCAGCGGGTCGTCATCACCGGCCTCGGCGCAGTCACTCCGATCGGCAATGACGTTCCCAGCTACTGGGAAGGTCTGAGCAGCGGGCGCAACGGGGTGGCCGGCATCACCCTCTTCGATGCCAGCCGCCACGCCTGCCGCTTCGCCGCCGAAGTGAAGAACTTCGACCCGAGCGGCTGGCTGGAGCCCAAGGAATCCAAACGCTGGGACCGCTTCTGCCAGTTCGGCGTGGTGGCCGCCAAGCAGGCCCTGGCCGATGCCGGCCTCACCATCGACGCCAGCAATGCCCACCGGGTGGGCACCTCGATCGGGTCCGGGGTGGGGGGCCTCCTGATGATGGAGACCCAGGCCCATGTGCTGGCCGACCGTGGGCCCGACCGGGTGAGCCCGTTCTGCGTGCCGATGATGATCCCCAACATGGCCACGGGGCTCACCGCCATCGCCCTGGGCGCCAAGGGGCCCAGTTCCGCCGTGGCCACCGCCTGCGCCGCCGGCTCCAATGCCATCGGCGACGCCTACCGCCTGATTCAGCTTGGGCTGGCGGACGCCATGGTGTGCGGCGGTGCCGAATCGGCAATCACGCCGCTGGGCCTGGCCGGCTTCGCCAGCGCCAAGGCCCTCTCCTTCCGCAACGACGATCCCGCCACCGCCAGCCGCCCCTTCGATGCGGAGCGCAATGGCTTCGTGATCGGTGAAGGGGCCGGTGTGCTGGTGCTGGAAAGCCTGACCCATGCCGAAGCCCGCGGTGCCACGGTGCTGGCGGAGGTGGTGGGCTACGGCATGAGCTGCGATGCGCACCACATCACCGCCCCCTCCCCCGGAGGCGTGGGCGGTGCCCAGGCCATCCGCCTGGCCCTCGCCGACGCGGAACTGGAGCCTGAGGCCGTGGACTACATCAATGCCCACGGCACCAGCACCCAGGCCAACGACAGCAACGAGACCTCCGCCATCAAGGGCGTCCTCGGCGACCATGCCCATCGGATTCCGGTGAGCTCCACCAAGTCGATGACGGGTCACCTGCTGGGCGGCAGCGGCGGCATCGAGGCGGTCGCCGCGGTGCTGGCGATGAAGCATGGCGTGGTGCCGCCTACCATCAATTATCAAAATCCGGATCCGGCCTGTGATCTGGATGTGGTGCCCAACCAGGCCCGCGAACGGACACTCGATGTGGTTCTCTCCAATTCCTTCGGATTCGGCGGCCACAACGTCTGTCTGGCCTTCCGGCGCCTGCCTTGA
- the acpP gene encoding acyl carrier protein, translating into MSQEAIFEKVRSIVAEQLSVDAAEVKPESNFQNDLGADSLDTVELVMALEEAFDIEIPDEAAEGITTVGDAVKYIQDKQA; encoded by the coding sequence ATGTCCCAGGAAGCGATCTTCGAGAAAGTGCGCTCCATCGTTGCTGAGCAACTCAGCGTCGACGCGGCCGAAGTGAAGCCCGAGTCCAACTTCCAGAACGATCTGGGGGCCGATTCCCTCGACACCGTCGAGCTGGTGATGGCCCTGGAGGAAGCCTTCGACATCGAAATCCCCGATGAGGCCGCCGAGGGGATCACCACCGTCGGCGATGCCGTCAAGTACATCCAGGACAAGCAGGCCTGA
- the psaC gene encoding photosystem I iron-sulfur center protein PsaC, which yields MSHAVKIYDTCIGCTQCVRACPLDVLEMVPWDGCKAGQIASSPRTEDCVGCKRCETACPTDFLSIRVYLGDETTRSMGLAY from the coding sequence ATGTCCCACGCCGTCAAGATCTACGACACCTGCATCGGCTGCACCCAGTGCGTGCGGGCCTGCCCCCTGGACGTGCTGGAGATGGTGCCCTGGGACGGCTGCAAGGCCGGCCAGATCGCCTCCTCCCCCCGCACCGAAGACTGCGTGGGCTGCAAGCGGTGTGAAACCGCCTGCCCCACCGATTTCCTCTCGATCCGCGTCTACCTCGGCGACGAGACCACCCGCTCCATGGGCCTGGCCTACTGA